One window of Alteromonas sp. LMIT006 genomic DNA carries:
- a CDS encoding IS3 family transposase (programmed frameshift), with translation MGKGIRYTDEFKQEAVNQVAVHGYAVNDVAERLGISTKTLYAWLKRFSKPTKARVEDQDLRAENARLKRELKRLEQERNLFKGSRGILCRRVKERYRFIKSRCSRYPVRVLCRVLEVHPSGYYDWLKSPISKRERADQQLAQKIKQFWIESGGFHGYRNIYMDFRDANEYCGRDRILRLMRKSGIRAQRGYKVPRGYYGGKSDIVAENKLNREFNVERPNQWWVTDITYIKTHEGFLFLAVVMDLFARNIVGWSMSDRMTEDLAMQAITAAYWRRKPQQQVSLHSDQGSQYSSRQFRKLLDAYNIVPSMSRRGNCHDNAVAESFFSNLKKEKIRRRIYQNRAEAKQAVFHYIEMVYNPTRRHTKNDRVSPNNFEREYFKRVESV, from the exons ATGGGTAAAGGTATCCGATATACAGACGAGTTTAAGCAAGAAGCAGTGAATCAAGTTGCTGTCCATGGCTACGCTGTTAACGATGTTGCAGAACGTCTCGGTATAAGCACTAAGACGCTTTATGCGTGGCTTAAAAGATTTTCAAAGCCAACTAAAGCACGAGTAGAAGACCAGGACTTACGAGCTGAAAATGCAAGGTTAAAACGTGAGTTGAAGCGCCTTGAGCAAGAAAGGAACCTGT TTAAAGGAAGCCGCGGTATTCTTTGCCGGCGAGTCAAAGAAAGATACCGGTTTATAAAGTCTCGTTGTTCACGTTATCCCGTGAGAGTTTTGTGTCGAGTGCTAGAGGTTCATCCCAGTGGTTATTATGACTGGCTTAAATCGCCAATCAGTAAGCGAGAGCGGGCAGACCAACAGCTTGCACAAAAAATTAAGCAGTTTTGGATAGAGAGCGGTGGTTTTCATGGCTACCGTAACATCTACATGGACTTTCGTGATGCCAATGAATATTGTGGCCGTGATCGGATCTTACGCTTAATGCGAAAATCAGGCATTCGTGCGCAAAGAGGGTACAAAGTGCCACGAGGTTATTACGGCGGTAAAAGTGATATTGTAGCCGAAAATAAGTTGAATCGTGAATTCAATGTTGAGCGACCTAACCAATGGTGGGTGACCGACATTACTTATATTAAAACTCATGAAGGCTTTCTTTTTCTGGCCGTCGTCATGGACTTATTCGCACGTAATATTGTTGGTTGGTCCATGAGCGATAGAATGACAGAGGACTTAGCAATGCAAGCGATTACAGCAGCATATTGGCGACGAAAGCCTCAACAGCAGGTCAGTTTGCACTCAGACCAAGGCTCTCAATATTCCAGTCGGCAATTTAGAAAGCTACTTGATGCATACAATATTGTACCCAGTATGAGTCGTCGTGGTAACTGTCATGATAATGCCGTCGCAGAGAGTTTTTTCAGCAATTTAAAGAAAGAAAAAATACGTCGTCGAATTTATCAAAACCGAGCTGAAGCTAAGCAAGCTGTGTTTCATTATATTGAGATGGTTTATAATCCCACTCGCCGACATACAAAAAATGATAGGGTATCGCCAAATAACTTTGAGCGTGAATATTTTAAACGGGTAGAAAGTGTCTAG
- a CDS encoding HNH endonuclease domain-containing protein: MSGSLRPYHKTITIKHPQIVKEYSDILFELINYRWTQKLEEFNHSPRISKKVLGTDRERVRRNNLSKFRKYLDIENPQRRCFFTDKVLTDDELSIDHVLPWSYLYSDDLWNLVYVDRGYNSSKSNHIPNEEVIERLEERNIRLLSLLTDSGFKDKQTEELALCVERDLLRKFWVGCKG, translated from the coding sequence GTGTCGGGAAGTCTCAGGCCTTACCACAAGACGATTACTATCAAACATCCACAAATTGTTAAAGAGTACTCAGACATTCTGTTTGAACTGATTAATTACCGATGGACACAGAAACTCGAGGAGTTTAATCACTCTCCACGCATTTCAAAGAAAGTTCTTGGGACTGATAGAGAAAGAGTGAGAAGAAACAATCTTTCAAAATTCAGAAAGTATTTAGATATTGAAAATCCACAGAGGAGATGTTTCTTTACGGATAAAGTGCTGACAGATGATGAACTATCGATTGATCATGTATTGCCTTGGTCGTATTTGTATTCAGACGATTTGTGGAATTTAGTTTATGTTGATCGAGGATATAACTCATCTAAAAGCAATCACATACCAAATGAAGAAGTCATTGAGCGACTTGAAGAAAGAAACATAAGGTTATTAAGTTTGCTTACGGATAGTGGTTTTAAAGATAAACAGACCGAAGAACTAGCATTGTGTGTAGAAAGAGATTTACTTCGCAAGTTCTGGGTTGGGTGTAAGGGATAA
- a CDS encoding IS3 family transposase (programmed frameshift): MRKSKYSDSQIMAMIKQNEAGVSVPDLCREHGMSSAQFYKWRAKFGGMDASMLKRLKELEDENKRLKKMYAEECIKADIRQEIIEGKPVTPFLRREMAKKLVSDRQFSIRLACACVNISESGYRYVPLLSSENALVADWLLRLTEANKQWGFGLCFLYLRNVKGFSWNHKRVYRIYRELELNLRIKPRKRIKRDRPDALSVPLAKNQVWSMDFMSDTLADGRSLRTFNVIDDYNREGLAIDVDLSMPSARVIRSLEQVIEWRGKPSAIRCDNGPEYISNELVIWANNRHITLLYIQPGKPTQNAYVERFNRTVRHEWLNMHMFESVAQAQELATKWLWLYNNERPNTAVGGIPPTAVLKAA; this comes from the exons ATGCGTAAATCAAAATATAGTGATAGCCAAATAATGGCAATGATCAAACAAAACGAAGCCGGAGTGTCGGTGCCTGATTTGTGTCGAGAGCATGGCATGAGTAGCGCTCAGTTTTATAAATGGCGTGCAAAGTTTGGCGGTATGGACGCTTCGATGCTGAAGCGACTTAAAGAACTTGAGGACGAGAACAAGCGTCTTAAAAAGATGTATGCTGAAGAGTGTATTAAGGCAGACATTCGACAGGAGATCATTGAGGGAAAGC CTGTAACGCCATTCTTGCGACGCGAGATGGCGAAAAAACTCGTATCCGACAGACAGTTTAGTATTCGTTTGGCCTGTGCCTGCGTCAACATCAGTGAAAGTGGCTACCGCTATGTGCCTTTGCTATCAAGCGAAAATGCATTGGTTGCAGACTGGCTATTGCGATTGACCGAAGCCAACAAGCAGTGGGGTTTCGGTTTGTGCTTTTTGTATTTGCGCAACGTCAAAGGATTTAGTTGGAATCACAAACGTGTTTATCGTATTTACCGAGAGCTTGAACTTAACTTACGGATAAAGCCGCGAAAACGCATTAAACGAGATAGACCAGATGCCTTAAGTGTGCCGCTGGCGAAAAATCAAGTGTGGTCAATGGATTTTATGTCAGATACCTTGGCTGATGGCCGCAGCTTAAGAACGTTTAATGTCATTGATGACTACAATCGTGAAGGCTTAGCGATTGATGTGGACTTATCTATGCCAAGCGCACGAGTTATTCGTTCGCTAGAGCAAGTAATTGAATGGCGAGGCAAACCAAGTGCCATTAGATGCGATAACGGCCCCGAATACATCTCGAATGAACTCGTAATTTGGGCGAATAACCGCCACATAACGTTACTTTACATCCAACCTGGCAAACCGACTCAGAATGCTTATGTCGAGCGTTTTAATCGAACCGTAAGACACGAATGGCTGAACATGCATATGTTTGAAAGTGTTGCTCAAGCACAAGAGTTGGCAACGAAGTGGTTATGGTTATACAATAATGAACGACCCAATACAGCAGTTGGCGGTATACCGCCAACTGCTGTGCTAAAGGCAGCTTAA
- a CDS encoding LTA synthase family protein translates to MNISSTQPFLSSTGPYIYIARMVLTGLILLSISRLGLVTLFYDRVAATDELFTIFIQGVRADIILMSILAAVPILLSLLFAGPLTHKVWFNFTYLWALVGLCVVAFLELTTPMFIQQYDIRPNLLFVEYLKYPKEVFSMLWVGFKGAIVGVTIGCVIVFIAAKRILTVPQSLQHSWGLKKRLLVWPLCVLLVFAGIRSTTEHRPANPSLFAITADSMVNSLVINSGYSLIYALYSLRHESESSDVYGELPVDEMTHLTRDWPWLQHYQYDSEQPTLHFQPATIEQETPPNIVIILQESLGATFVESLDGVPVTPELEKLKSEGMWFDNLYATGTRSVRGIEAVIAGFMPTPAQSTVKLSGSQRDFSTLASILSPHGYHTQFIYGGEAHFDSMRSFFTGNGFAQVIDIADIKSPAFVGSWGASDEDLFRTAHDNFVELNQAGQPFFSLVFTSSNHEPFEFPDDRIELYEQPKGTANNAVKYADWAMGQFFAQAKTSEYWQNTIFLVVADHDNRVYGSNLIPVEKFRIPGLIIGGLIEPEVIEPVASQIDLAPTLLSLAGISTCHVMDGRDFTLDNHSPGRALLQFENLFALMQEQELTILRPDSTPLHAHYEKGTKTLSLTDKGITEQEYKRAVAHVQLPSYLYRQKLYHPADNCQH, encoded by the coding sequence ATGAACATAAGCAGTACGCAGCCATTTTTATCCAGCACCGGCCCCTACATTTATATCGCCCGTATGGTGTTAACTGGTCTTATCTTACTCAGTATTTCACGCCTAGGGTTAGTTACCTTATTCTATGACCGCGTTGCCGCTACCGATGAATTATTCACTATCTTTATTCAAGGAGTGCGCGCAGACATTATCTTAATGTCTATTCTCGCGGCCGTCCCCATTTTGCTATCGTTATTATTCGCAGGGCCTCTAACACACAAAGTCTGGTTCAACTTCACCTACCTGTGGGCCCTGGTTGGGCTGTGTGTGGTGGCATTTCTAGAACTCACAACCCCAATGTTCATTCAGCAATATGACATTCGCCCTAACCTATTGTTTGTCGAATATCTCAAATATCCAAAAGAAGTATTTTCAATGTTATGGGTCGGCTTTAAAGGCGCCATTGTGGGTGTCACCATTGGCTGCGTTATTGTCTTTATCGCGGCCAAACGCATTTTAACTGTCCCGCAATCGTTACAACATTCCTGGGGCTTAAAAAAGCGTCTACTAGTATGGCCTTTATGTGTGCTCTTAGTATTTGCCGGTATTCGCTCTACAACTGAACACCGGCCAGCAAATCCATCCTTGTTTGCTATAACCGCGGATTCAATGGTCAATTCACTGGTCATCAATTCAGGCTATTCATTGATTTATGCGTTATATAGCTTGCGCCATGAGAGCGAAAGCAGTGATGTCTACGGTGAACTCCCCGTTGATGAAATGACGCACCTCACGCGCGATTGGCCGTGGCTACAACACTATCAATACGACAGCGAACAACCCACCTTGCATTTTCAACCCGCGACCATTGAGCAAGAAACACCGCCTAACATAGTAATTATATTGCAGGAAAGCTTAGGCGCGACTTTCGTTGAATCTTTAGATGGAGTACCCGTGACACCTGAGCTAGAAAAGCTCAAATCAGAAGGGATGTGGTTTGATAATCTATATGCTACCGGTACCCGTTCGGTGCGCGGCATTGAAGCGGTCATTGCGGGGTTTATGCCTACGCCTGCGCAAAGTACGGTTAAGCTATCTGGCAGTCAGCGAGACTTTTCTACATTAGCTTCAATATTATCTCCCCACGGTTACCACACTCAATTTATCTACGGCGGCGAAGCCCATTTCGACAGTATGAGGAGCTTTTTTACTGGAAACGGGTTTGCCCAAGTGATCGACATAGCTGATATTAAATCCCCTGCTTTTGTTGGCAGTTGGGGAGCCAGTGATGAAGATTTGTTCCGCACTGCGCACGATAACTTTGTTGAACTCAACCAAGCAGGGCAACCCTTCTTTTCATTGGTATTTACCTCGAGTAACCACGAACCGTTCGAATTCCCGGATGACAGAATTGAGTTATATGAACAACCTAAAGGCACTGCTAACAATGCGGTTAAATACGCCGATTGGGCAATGGGGCAGTTCTTTGCACAAGCCAAGACCAGTGAATACTGGCAAAACACGATATTTTTAGTGGTGGCGGATCATGACAATCGTGTCTATGGCAGCAACTTGATCCCAGTAGAAAAGTTCCGCATTCCGGGTTTGATTATTGGGGGGCTAATTGAGCCTGAAGTTATTGAGCCAGTTGCTAGCCAAATTGATCTTGCCCCTACGCTATTAAGCCTAGCCGGTATATCAACCTGTCACGTGATGGATGGAAGAGACTTCACTTTGGATAACCACAGTCCAGGTCGCGCTTTACTGCAATTTGAAAATCTATTCGCGTTAATGCAAGAACAAGAACTCACGATTTTACGGCCAGACTCAACACCTTTACACGCGCATTATGAAAAAGGCACTAAAACTTTGAGCCTTACCGACAAGGGGATCACCGAGCAAGAGTACAAACGTGCAGTCGCTCATGTACAATTGCCGTCTTATCTATACCGCCAGAAGCTTTATCATCCAGCGGATAATTGTCAGCACTAG
- a CDS encoding diacylglycerol kinase: protein MFDSKNKPKGLKRVYLATLNSTRAFKWLLKNEAAFRQELLLLIMSFPVTFLFNITLKEQLILIIAVLFIMFTEIVNTAIEAVVDRVGLEIHPLSGLAKDLGSAAVLVSIVIAICIWLAVLF, encoded by the coding sequence GTGTTTGATAGTAAAAACAAACCAAAAGGTCTTAAACGAGTGTATCTCGCAACATTGAATTCAACCAGAGCGTTCAAGTGGCTCCTAAAGAATGAAGCCGCATTTAGGCAAGAATTACTGTTGCTTATAATGTCGTTCCCCGTAACTTTCTTGTTCAATATCACACTGAAAGAACAACTCATACTTATCATTGCGGTACTGTTCATTATGTTTACCGAGATAGTAAATACTGCGATTGAAGCGGTAGTTGACCGTGTTGGATTAGAAATACATCCACTGTCAGGTTTAGCGAAAGATTTAGGGTCTGCCGCAGTATTAGTGAGTATAGTGATAGCCATATGCATCTGGTTAGCAGTTCTTTTTTAA
- a CDS encoding phosphoethanolamine transferase, giving the protein MNKALVFLKNITLTTNQLVMFTCAYVTLVLNSPFILKTSSAIVALSEYNIFFLLSVPIFLLSLSIIIQCFFAFRWITKPILILLVLTSSLVFYSTVTYGIVFDYGMIQNTFETDRAEALSYVNFSACVFFVVLGILPSILIAKVKLTYSSFMGELLSRAKLIIGSFATIFLITIVFYSSYASIGRNNRDLIGYLTPYALIDSTVKYANKNYLYPPLKFTLLDTSPTISSPKNTKSITVLVLGETARAQNFSLNGYDKPTNSQTKDLGVVSFKDVTSCGTATAVSVPCMFSRLNKENYEKRAATAQQNAIDLIHLAGAEVFWISNNNGSCKGVCARVKTEQISTNSNKPLCDGVYCFDEVLVEALRNKLHSLKSDNTLIVLHMIGSHGPTYYKRYPKNKRVFSPDCQRSDIQNCSQEELVNTYNNTIAYTDLVLSEIITELEALSNKNNIKTSMIYVSDHGESLGESGVYLHGLPYAFAPEEQTKVPLIYWGDQLHHKAKLDCLKDIKEQPISHDNVFDILLAEMQVNSKVYQPEKNPFNQCNNDISVAKAKSPTTAQGVN; this is encoded by the coding sequence ATGAACAAGGCTTTAGTTTTTCTAAAAAATATCACACTAACCACCAATCAGTTAGTAATGTTCACTTGTGCGTATGTAACATTGGTGTTGAACTCTCCGTTTATTTTAAAAACGTCTTCTGCAATAGTGGCACTTAGTGAATATAATATTTTCTTTTTACTATCTGTCCCAATATTTCTCCTGTCATTATCGATAATCATTCAATGTTTCTTTGCATTTCGCTGGATAACTAAACCTATACTAATACTACTAGTACTCACATCTTCCCTTGTTTTTTATAGCACAGTGACCTACGGCATTGTTTTTGATTATGGGATGATACAAAACACATTTGAAACTGACAGAGCCGAAGCACTCTCATATGTTAATTTTTCTGCTTGTGTATTTTTTGTTGTCTTAGGTATTCTGCCATCAATACTGATTGCGAAAGTAAAGCTCACATATTCATCCTTTATGGGAGAGTTGCTATCCAGAGCAAAGTTAATCATTGGTAGTTTTGCAACCATTTTTTTAATAACAATCGTTTTTTATTCTAGCTATGCATCAATTGGAAGAAATAACCGTGATTTGATCGGCTATTTAACTCCCTATGCGTTAATTGATTCTACTGTGAAATATGCAAACAAAAATTATCTCTATCCGCCTTTAAAGTTTACTTTACTAGATACTTCACCAACTATTTCTAGTCCGAAAAACACTAAAAGCATTACCGTTTTGGTGCTTGGTGAAACAGCTCGCGCCCAAAACTTTTCTCTAAATGGTTATGACAAACCGACCAATAGCCAAACCAAAGACTTAGGCGTTGTTTCATTTAAAGATGTTACCTCCTGTGGCACAGCAACAGCAGTATCAGTTCCCTGTATGTTTTCTAGACTAAACAAAGAAAACTATGAAAAACGAGCGGCTACAGCCCAACAGAATGCTATTGATTTAATTCATTTGGCTGGGGCTGAAGTATTTTGGATTAGTAACAATAATGGTAGCTGTAAGGGTGTCTGCGCTCGTGTCAAAACTGAGCAAATTTCAACAAATAGTAATAAGCCATTATGTGATGGTGTATATTGCTTTGATGAGGTGTTGGTTGAAGCATTAAGAAATAAACTACATTCGTTAAAAAGCGACAATACGTTGATTGTGTTACATATGATTGGCTCTCACGGACCAACTTACTACAAACGCTACCCCAAAAACAAACGAGTATTTTCTCCTGACTGTCAACGTAGTGATATCCAAAATTGTAGTCAAGAAGAACTGGTTAATACCTACAACAACACGATTGCTTATACCGATTTGGTCTTGTCAGAAATCATCACAGAACTTGAGGCATTGAGCAATAAGAACAATATCAAAACATCAATGATTTATGTCTCTGATCACGGAGAATCTTTGGGCGAAAGTGGCGTCTATTTACATGGCTTACCTTATGCTTTTGCACCAGAAGAACAAACAAAAGTACCATTGATTTACTGGGGAGATCAGTTGCATCACAAAGCCAAGTTAGATTGTTTGAAGGATATTAAAGAACAACCTATATCTCATGACAATGTGTTCGATATTTTATTAGCTGAAATGCAGGTTAATTCAAAAGTTTATCAACCTGAAAAGAACCCTTTTAACCAGTGTAATAATGATATTTCGGTCGCAAAAGCAAAGTCACCAACAACTGCTCAAGGAGTAAATTAA
- a CDS encoding DUF5666 domain-containing protein, with amino-acid sequence MRLHKITLAVISSQLLLACGGGSSSTSPAPVVPAPTSPAPTSPAPTSPETSTVVKTGVISGFGSVYVDGQRFITDNSTFNVNGQAGQSIEQLQVGMKISMSVQESDDDSPATVSTVHYDNDIEGLVTAIDRNNQQIEVAGITVLYNDLTHFIGITEVSLSVDDRIEISGYLNTNGVLVATYIELDNDVTNDANQYASGIVSNLDVTQQTFTLQGLTVNYASANIQTIENGLKVKIEGSINAGVFLATEVEAIDETFYLSLSDDDIARVEKDGIVTAIDLAANSITVDGLTYQLASDVVFEGSSDIQVQDFVEIYIEPATNQVTKVETQNTRISTDGKIKGTIEAIDTVNQTVTVNGQTYAFTNTTRVEDDDDRYFNFASLNINDRVEIAFVIDTASNNIIQRIEREDEVEYNEEWELEGRVFEVDLASQTITVNGVSVVLNDAVRLVLNDVVTDLSTFLAAANNTSTSEIEVEGAFDSDGQFVVKKVELEQMGQDDQDDDNQSDNDSHDDNDDSHNDKKQEIGYVELEGKVTSVINDTSFTLNGREIRIDANTELELNDQRVSVSEFMSAIQVGVTVEIEGVWVNSTYISAYEAEIENDDD; translated from the coding sequence ATGCGATTACATAAAATTACTTTAGCCGTGATTAGTTCTCAGTTGTTGCTTGCCTGTGGCGGAGGCTCAAGCAGTACTTCACCCGCCCCGGTGGTGCCCGCTCCGACGTCGCCCGCCCCGACGTCGCCCGCCCCGACGTCACCAGAAACCAGCACAGTCGTTAAAACTGGTGTCATCTCGGGTTTTGGGAGTGTCTATGTTGATGGACAACGCTTTATCACGGACAATTCAACGTTCAATGTCAATGGTCAAGCAGGACAAAGTATAGAGCAACTGCAAGTGGGCATGAAAATTTCCATGAGTGTGCAAGAATCGGATGATGACTCACCCGCAACGGTAAGTACGGTTCATTATGATAATGATATAGAAGGTTTAGTGACCGCAATTGATCGCAATAATCAGCAGATTGAAGTAGCAGGTATTACGGTACTCTACAATGATTTGACCCACTTCATTGGCATTACTGAAGTCTCTTTATCAGTGGATGACCGCATTGAAATCAGCGGCTATCTCAACACTAATGGCGTGTTGGTTGCCACTTACATTGAACTTGATAACGATGTGACCAATGATGCAAATCAATATGCATCAGGTATTGTGAGTAATTTGGATGTGACTCAACAAACATTTACTTTGCAAGGGTTAACGGTTAACTATGCATCAGCAAATATTCAAACTATCGAAAATGGTCTTAAAGTTAAGATTGAGGGGAGTATCAATGCCGGCGTTTTTCTTGCCACAGAAGTGGAAGCGATCGATGAAACCTTTTATTTATCTTTAAGTGATGATGATATTGCAAGGGTAGAGAAAGACGGGATAGTAACCGCTATTGATCTAGCTGCTAACAGCATAACGGTAGATGGATTAACATATCAACTTGCAAGCGATGTGGTGTTTGAAGGCAGTAGTGATATTCAGGTTCAAGATTTTGTTGAAATTTATATTGAACCTGCAACGAATCAAGTCACTAAAGTCGAAACACAGAACACTCGTATTAGCACTGATGGAAAGATCAAGGGCACAATAGAGGCCATTGATACAGTCAATCAAACAGTGACAGTGAACGGACAGACTTATGCATTCACCAACACAACTCGTGTGGAAGATGATGATGACAGGTATTTTAATTTTGCATCGCTTAACATAAATGATCGCGTTGAAATTGCTTTTGTTATCGATACGGCGAGTAATAATATTATTCAACGAATCGAGCGCGAAGATGAGGTGGAATACAATGAAGAATGGGAGCTTGAAGGTCGTGTGTTCGAGGTTGATCTGGCCTCTCAAACCATTACAGTAAATGGCGTAAGTGTGGTATTGAACGATGCAGTAAGATTAGTTTTGAATGACGTCGTAACCGATTTATCTACTTTTCTGGCCGCAGCTAATAACACCAGTACCTCGGAGATTGAGGTTGAAGGGGCATTTGATAGTGATGGCCAGTTTGTCGTGAAAAAAGTTGAATTGGAACAAATGGGCCAGGACGATCAAGATGATGATAATCAGAGCGATAACGATAGTCATGATGACAACGATGACAGTCATAATGATAAGAAGCAAGAAATTGGTTATGTTGAGTTAGAAGGGAAAGTGACCAGTGTAATCAATGATACGAGTTTCACTCTGAATGGACGTGAAATTAGAATCGATGCCAACACTGAATTAGAACTAAATGATCAGCGTG